One genomic segment of Theobroma cacao cultivar B97-61/B2 chromosome 6, Criollo_cocoa_genome_V2, whole genome shotgun sequence includes these proteins:
- the LOC18596283 gene encoding probable complex I intermediate-associated protein 30 isoform X1: protein MSRFRGLWQASLNATKKALTWNVEDWIPPTEKYIFNFSSKEELKKWHLYSDSEFGGLSSASLEIKDEGNTSNGVFSGNLSLDVNEGSKWNITRSGFCGMRSKKFDGFIDLDAYDTIALKLKGDGRSYISTIYTENWVNSPGQLEDNSWQSFVFVPKDNWYIAKIPLAHYLPTWRGNVIDAKLEMNPSRILGMSLSVNAEGGVPGAKSGPGDFRVEIDWIKALRTE from the exons ATGTCAAGGTTTCGCGGGTTGTGGCAAGCTTCTCTGAATGCAACCAAGAAAG CTCTGACATGGAATGTTGAAGATTGGATTCCTCCGACTGAAAAATACATATTCAATTTCAGTTCAAAAGAGGAGCTCAAGAAATGGCACCTTTATTCTGATTCTGAGTTTGGAG ggTTGTCGTCGGCTTCATTGGAGATCAAAGATGAAGGAAATACATCGAACG GAGTGTTTTCCGGGAACCTTTCCCTGGATGTAAATGAAGGTTCAAAATGGAACATAACTAGGAGCGGCTTCTGTGGAATGCGGTCCAAGAAG TTTGACGGCTTCATCGATTTGGATGCATATGATACAATAGCACTAAAGCTCAAAGGAGATGGGAGAAGTTACATATCTACT ATTTATACAGAGAATTGGGTGAATTCACCTGGACAGCTAGAAGATAATTCATGGcaatcttttgtttttgtaccCAAAGACAACTGGTATATTGCAAAG ATTCCTCTTGCTCATTATTTGCCAACGTGGAGAGGAAATGTTATAGATGCAAAGTTGGAGATGAATCCATCCCGTATCCTTGGGATGTCTCTATCAGTTAATGCTGAAGGTGGTGTTCCAGGTGCTAAGTCTGGGCCAGGTGATTTCAGAGTGGAAATTGATTGGATTAAAGCCCTGCGGACAGAATGA
- the LOC18596284 gene encoding auxin-responsive protein SAUR40: MGARASKLNRLIGGRRSMRFGVPPSTPKGYVPVCVGVNDDTRRFIVHTTTLRDADFLELLCKSAEEYGFCNQGILRIPYAAKDFEEWIMMRRAKQKIVRVS, from the coding sequence ATGGGAGCAAGAGCTAGTAAGCTGAACAGATTGATCGGAGGTCGAAGGAGTATGCGGTTTGGGGTTCCTCCGTCGACCCCGAAAGGCTATGTTCCGGTATGTGTAGGGGTCAACGACGATACGAGGCGGTTCATCGTGCACACGACCACCTTACGTGATGCAGATTTCCTGGAGTTGCTATGTAAATCAGCTGAAGAATATGGGTTTTGTAATCAAGGCATTTTGAGGATTCCTTATGCAGCAAAGGATTTTGAGGAGTGGATTATGATGAGAAGGGCTAAACAAAAGATTGTTCGTGTTAGTTGA
- the LOC18596283 gene encoding probable complex I intermediate-associated protein 30 isoform X2, producing the protein MSRFRGLWQASLNATKKALTWNVEDWIPPTEKYIFNFSSKEELKKWHLYSDSEFGGLSSASLEIKDEGNTSNGVFSGNLSLDVNEGSKWNITRSGFCGMRSKKFDGFIDLDAYDTIALKLKGDGRSYISTIYTENWVNSPGQLEDNSWQSFVFVPKDNWYIAKVSNYEFGEVPVGSVASLVEYDFRFLLLIICQRGEEML; encoded by the exons ATGTCAAGGTTTCGCGGGTTGTGGCAAGCTTCTCTGAATGCAACCAAGAAAG CTCTGACATGGAATGTTGAAGATTGGATTCCTCCGACTGAAAAATACATATTCAATTTCAGTTCAAAAGAGGAGCTCAAGAAATGGCACCTTTATTCTGATTCTGAGTTTGGAG ggTTGTCGTCGGCTTCATTGGAGATCAAAGATGAAGGAAATACATCGAACG GAGTGTTTTCCGGGAACCTTTCCCTGGATGTAAATGAAGGTTCAAAATGGAACATAACTAGGAGCGGCTTCTGTGGAATGCGGTCCAAGAAG TTTGACGGCTTCATCGATTTGGATGCATATGATACAATAGCACTAAAGCTCAAAGGAGATGGGAGAAGTTACATATCTACT ATTTATACAGAGAATTGGGTGAATTCACCTGGACAGCTAGAAGATAATTCATGGcaatcttttgtttttgtaccCAAAGACAACTGGTATATTGCAAAG GTTTCTAACTATGAGTTTGGAGAGGTCCCAGTAGGCTCGGTTGCATCCCTTGTGGAATATGATTTTAG ATTCCTCTTGCTCATTATTTGCCAACGTGGAGAGGAAATGTTATAG